Proteins from one Drosophila gunungcola strain Sukarami chromosome 2R unlocalized genomic scaffold, Dgunungcola_SK_2 000012F, whole genome shotgun sequence genomic window:
- the LOC128255854 gene encoding titin homolog isoform X3 — protein MPTQCLKRFLRPYICIMELPISRPGSGNLLLGLTSVVGLIGGAYLLQCGAQQLLGKLANKKWKKEETSEDNHCNVCCADLDLSSDKNYVTCCTCGKAVCRGPKCADWRPKDAKWECQLCQSSKESLAHTSSWVAEQMSFNQHKFVYPMRARSEVYIPIVGDGNDSSMQFESVSQIGQTAGLDERAKIREYVEEIVAEMLGGNLDHIKVGQLSKSENYLQLFDKFHAKLSNLLINVENGLCARALKADLPAIVNGHNSGQGNGPNNNNNNNNNNNNNADSELADISQTRLRSLIETIIAETLRSSSLSASGAVSEISLDTRSHASELANGNGVRRRHRTEHYFEPKIYQDLLATAVLNKIADKEGNTRLLAESTPDLSGRHIDENFNAEALSTTSGSSIEPRSDCSLTDHEIGLDNGKSKSLQTDLERESVLSDYIAAHMVPLPDFSASVTESEDDIGSISSGVIGEGNWEDNWLFKKKRSSATPSSIGMLVPAPRENVRAQIGDKTTDEVSDLSEMGSDIEESSLDLLRCNDLNDRLLSKHLIGGQNTKLVLDELVDRTSLTSHTLLEEHEPAFTETTNEFVVSPMAVPSDIKAPSRTPPPPPPPMIFQDDLVNEEPDHTPIADPRETEELTSLDGCTGFSTVEYIDEEQMHETVPSVIEILAAMALGPMLAVPASEQPGAMTPSELHTLKELSDLALAEINARSVDLARAHSLDIIEEENSEPLEPALESYFCTEQPPALTATPTPDLNSAEEIVPPPPALELVPEFKSPPPTEVVQETETAFMDSSVTLETELDKVEQSTPAVVDPPSPVQVSQVDSFVVSQTEPVEIFAENQPVEVNIPAPLDPMEPHSKAEVIFLKNPVDVDFHKPIQFVQEAGNDTLENVVDTQTSVLDITPPLDTGTGIEPVTAPTDFQSDLADPPEVAEHAEFATEIQSDKVDRPSEPVEIISEPVTKINPEPSENASKTGCSEVKLPESDENVPETEPLIVDVPAPIEVVPEQQSNEVDLLETIEDFPRIASDIVEIIPQPSTTDLPESVEIVSETICCGHDPSQSVKTVPETQPLVVDLPAPIVIVPEPVAVKLPESVEIVSETGCGVAVKLPESVEIVSETGCDGLDPSQSVETVPATQPLVVDLTAPIPIASEPVAAVLPEPVQIKPEKGCGELDPQQSTETVSETMLFVGDLPAPIEVLTEQQPIAVDQPGTIKDAPQITAETSKAIDIIFETVFFETRLKESAGIVPETQHSAAVDPLTETIPVIPLEPLEDISETLPAHVEFVSQAGSLDVESSTPSQIISTTQEVQETSLVAVDTPVTEEDVSLKESVLVEITSEPVTADLHKPIEIISETGYGEVHPLESAETVPQLQSIEVDPPKTIEDVSQIAFVLLESSQEPVEAALPEPIEIVSDTGCSEVDLPECAETVPETDPYRVDIPAPIGVAPEQQSDEVEPPRIIEGIPQIASVTSEIILETVAAQFPESVKMVSEAECGELDPPQSAETVPLEVDLPAPIAIVPEQQPNADDPPKSIDDFSQIPSVLVENIPEPLVAEFNEPVEIVSETECDELHPPQSAETVSETPPFVVDLPLPVEIDQQQQPISVETPEAIEDIPKTAADIPTAIEIISETVLCELGLPEFAEIIAETQPHAEIDPLTETIGEPEPFEIISETQPVVLQAEHDDVESSKPLQVIPSKVVSSPVEIATTEEVQETNLNTVDTPVTVNDVPHCSVPVEINSEPVTADLSEHNNIISETGCGETNSVALDITVTAENVPQKEPVDTKLPAPLETIILSDEVVAQTDDLIVEPPATVEGFPVVQSMVENPPSELLPEAHCVEIMDPSPEEPESFAVSSPESVEAIIVAQSVAVEKLVPEEMFSKTDCSAVEAMATVEETVSEIQPLVSVGVKLPELLENVPETHGAAEEPSPESEQTTFIDPPEPIECVSQVENDCVNVPTSEEVVSDTHLHEMDSQTSVENAVQAESVPMEPPTHVVKVSQPISPTLPQTVLGTESIDTDSTVLVKDVPQTASVVLSSSPTSEISAETQFTLTPVPLEVVDAPASNILQIELENKESTYMVAQPETPAMPTLAPVEMVQEISPIITTSTALEPLPLEDLPLPSEVVPQLEPADLESLPATEVNAKSVAISNAEVVLETGMVTEKQPDPPDILADTDKESTQAVLSSENVSVESPTPEEIIAFLPKGEREFIVVDPPEAQVVRDLGIDLVQHEKDVPNTKSIDMEPPAQLEMVLGAQLITLDTITSEEVICQELAFSENQTTVAEILSVNTLESEKVPIDHDSVAVELTSPGETFSETESNSVKTNSTGAEFNTASEEIVSKEIVSEPLANAENEPQVKSANVSPPLNMETVPENSLLLDPTASAKIVPETQPSAIGPSESVGKILVAQSICVEMSSEAEPVTMHTRVPEEVVPQTAEVAVALPKFGETVEKKLGNVQSLAALAESIDVELPSREKKIDCIAVDPPASAEILSEIDTSEDPAINTPEPIIELSEKETDNMEVSVPPETLSGTIYLAADSPECWPPALGEVVSEKESPACVKIDPQLQSVSVDSSESLKVIVEADSIAQKPVTPELFATAEVGPEAQVVAMEVDPSDSLDQPATAEPIKKTDFVNEHSPETLKVILMGEPIAVETPMPMELNPEMESVTAEPLNTEKVIPQADTVSENGSDNKDTASKSAPETHSVLGDTPEDVAQGDNVGVSTSDPVPMLPTNLEQSAPLDIVPETQAVTMEIEPKAQAVAMGAEVTVVNLEIQSITEPLKVVPEAETLAVELTAPVEIAKINSEVKPIEMQPPKTDVDNTKPPVSLKMTPVTMEFSPEALTTSAEPLAAIEVIDQAENVTLEFRSSSPEAIPKTDSVAVDSPFLEHIIPERDLVPEPQVDVKTNSETVSAPVDLTAIVQGETTAPVNVLSEDSSIAMDPPDLIDVELNTLLGSQCLSAGPLKPINVEIIPDLQPVEVVPEKQSVKDENEVPAEIDVDAQAAAVVSVEVLPETESCPVLPPIYVDNLEEVEIVAKETPPSAEDISKNDKDCTEAPDNSQSASTERELQSKSEFTSDKSAGGIQRRDSIDSTKSDCSALGSIAEREVKKWYNAVEMPNNPYAPEALKQRISGTQERYMDVPNISPSAEQKALASALTENPEPSTPQTDYKRYSRDYYINNAPIPTDITGSGRAPSSISEPQRAAEDVEDIVINEAQKASEPAPEQEPSQDSVYKALPVQVLDDSLDSQSNPSLHSLQTTTTTTSDESDTVRIYDFNKQETTVIKAAREEQLPSTSTSSSMESAQSASFDSSASKKRERPVVLQFGPGQSAPTIGSPVGTPTRGSTPPAFRFLQPKRRLIDPSQVLSVDEDDVPEPSTPAAEKPAIEDEVVHSMPSVKALAQAFLLTSKHTQPQRRWRATVRIAAPPDTSDKPSSSLGKRNKLEHAVSMAEVADESTIASDLSSLETDPSIHSEGNPPIASPASPVPVRHGFLRSNIAFFENLKFK, from the exons TGCTTGAAGCGCTTCTTGCGACCCTACATCTGCATCATGGAGCTGCCAATCAGTCGACCTGGAAGTGGGAATCTACTGCTGGGGCTCACCTCCGTGGTGGGTCTCATCGGAGGCGCCTACCTGCTGCAGTGCGGCGCCCAGCAGCTCTTGGG CAAACTAGCCAATAAGAAGTGGAAGAAGGAGGAGACCAGCGAGGATAACCACTGCAACGTCTGCTGTGCGGACTTGGATCTGAGCAGTGACAAAAA CTACGTGACATGTTGCACCTGCGGAAAAGCCGTTTGCCGCGGGCCAAAGTGCGCCGACTGGCGACCCAAGGACGCCAAGTGGGAGTGCCAGCTGTGCCAGAGCTCCAAGGAGTCGCTGGCCCACACCTCGTCGTGGGTGGCCGAGCAAATGTCCTTCAACCAGCACAAGTTCGTCTACCCAATGAGGGCGAGGAGCGAGGTCTACATACCCATTGTGGGCGACGGCAACGACAGCAGCATGC AGTTCGAGAGCGTTAGCCAGATCGGCCAGACTGCCGGTCTGGACGAGCGGGCCAAGATCCGCGAGTACGTGGAGGAGATCGTGGCCGAAATGCTGGGCGGGAACTTGGACCACATCAAAGTGGGGCAGCTGTCCAAAAGCGAGAACT ACTTGCAACTCTTTGATAAATTCCATGCGAAGCTGAGTAACCTGCTTATCAATGTGGAGAACGGTTTGTGCGCGCGAGCGCTCAAGGCAG ATCTGCCAGCCATAGTAAATGGCCACAACAGCGGCCAAGGCAATGGCCcgaacaataacaataacaataacaataataataacaacaatgcCGACTCCGAGCTGGCCGACATCTCGCAGACCCGACTACGCAGTCTCATCGAGACCATCATAGCGGAGACCCTGCGGAGCTCGTCCTTGAGCGCCAGCGGAGCCGTATCGGAGATCAGTCTGGACACCCGATCCCACGCCTCCGAGCTGGCCAACGGGAATGGCGTGAGGCGGCGCCATCGCACCGAGCACTATTTCGAGCCGAAGATCTACCAGGATCTTCTGGCCACGGCGGTGCTGAACAAG ATTGCGGATAAGGAAGGGAATACAAGGCTGTTGGCCGAGAGTACGCCGGACTTGAGTGGTCGCCACATTGACGAGAATTTCAATGCCGAAGCGCTGAGCACCACGTCCGGAAGCTCGATAGAACCACGCAGTGACTGCAGCCTCACTGATCATGAAATCGGACTGGAT AATGGCAAATCCAAGTCCCTGCAAACGGATTTGGAAAGGGAGTCCGTCCTTAGTGATTATATAGCCGCACATATGGTGCCACTGCCAGACTTTTCAGCATCCGTCACCGAATCCGAGGATG ATATAGGATCCATCTCCTCGGGCGTTATCGGTGAAGGAAACTGGGaagacaactggctgttcaaGAAGAAACGCAGCTCGGCCACCCCGAGCAGCATTGGCATGCTGGTGCCCGCACCCAGGGAGAATGTCCGGGCCCAGATTGGCGACAAGACCACTGACGAGGTCAGCGATCTGTCGGAGATGGGCTCGGATATCGAGGAGAGCTCTCTGGATCTGTTGCGATGCAACGACCTGAACGATCGTCTGCTGAGCAAACACCTTATTGGAGGTCAGAACACTAAGCTGGTCCTCGACGAGCTCGTAGACCGCACCAGTCTGACGTCCCACACATTGCTGGAGGAGCACGAGCCAGCGTTTACGGAGACAACCAACGAGTTTGTGGTGTCTCCCATGGCCGTGCCATCTGATATTAAAGCTCCCTCCCggacaccaccaccaccaccaccgccaatGATATTCCAAGACGACTTGGTGAATGAGGAGCCAGACCACACTCCCATTGCAG ACCCACGCGAAACCGAAGAGCTGACCAGCCTCGATGGCTGCACTGGCTTCAGCACTGTCGAGTACATCGACGAAGAGCAAATGCACGAGACCGTACCGTCGGTAATTGAGATCCTGGCGGCCATGGCCTTGGGACCCATGCTAGCGGTTCCTGCATCCGAGCAGCCCGGCGCCATGACTCCCAGCGAGTTGCACACACTCAAGGAGCTGAGTGACTTGGCCCTCGCCGAGATTAACGCTCGCTCAGTGGACCTGGCGCGCGCGCACTCGCTGGACATCATTGAAGAGGAGAACTCCGAGCCGTTAGAGCCTGCTCTAGAGTCATATTTTTGTACTGAACAACCGCCAGCACTCACAGCAACTCCAACTCCAGATCTAAACTCCGCAGAAGAAATTGTTCCACCCCCACCAGCACTAGAACTGGTTCCTGAGTTTAAGTCTCCGCCGCCGACTGAAGTTGTTCAAGAGACCGAAACTGCCTTCATGGATTCTTCAGTTACTCTTGAAACAGAATTGGATAAAGTGGAACAGTCAACCCCTGCCGTTGTAGATCCACCGTCACCTGTGCAAGTTTCTCAAGTAGACTCTTTCGTCGTGAGTCAAACAGAGCCTGTGGAAATTTTTGCAGAAAACCAGCCCGTAGAAGTCAATATACCAGCTCCTTTGGATCCCATGGAACCACATTCTAAGGCAGAAgttatttttctgaaaaatcCTGTGGATGTGGATTTCCATAAGCCTATTCAATTTGTTCAAGAAGCTGGAAATGACACTTTGGAAAATGTTGTTGATACACAGACCTCCGTGTTGGATATAACACCGCCTTTGGATACCGGCACAGGAATAGAACCCGTCACAGCGCCTACGGATTTTCAATCTGACTTAGCGGATCCCCCAGAAGTCGCCGAACATGCAGAATTTGCTACCGAAATTCAATCAGACAAAGTCGATCGACCATCTGAACCTGTAGAAATAATTTCAGAGCctgtaacaaaaataaacccTGAGCCCAGTGAAAATGCTTCAAAAACTGGTTGTAGCGAAGTGAAACTGCCAGAGTCTGATGAAAATGTTCCAGAAACGGAGCCCCTTATAGTGGATGTACCAGCGCCAATTGAAGTTGTACCAGAACAACAATCTAATGAAGTGGATCTACTAGAAACTATAGAAGATTTTCCACGGATTGCATCCGACATCGTGGAAATTATTCCGCAACCCTCAACAACGGATCTCCCTGAATCTGTCGAAATTGTTTCAGAAACAATATGTTGTGGACATGATCCTTCACAGTCGGTGAAAACTGTTCCAGAAACACAACCTTTGGTCGTGGATTTACCAGCGCCAATTGTTATTGTTCCAGAACCCGTAGCAGTGAAACTCCCTGAATCAGTTGAAATTGTTTCAGAAACAGGATGTGGCGTAGCAGTGAAACTCCCGGAATCTGTTGAAATTGTCTCAGAAACAGGATGTGACGGACTTGATCCTTCCCAGTCGGTAGAAACTGTTCCAGCAACACAGCCCTTGGTAGTGGATCTAACAGCGCCCATTCCAATTGCTTCAGAGCCCGTAGCAGCGGTACTTCCAGAACCTGTTCaaataaaaccagaaaaaGGGTGTGGCGAACTAGATCCCCAACAGTCTACAGAAACTGTTTCTGAAACCATGCTGTTTGTAGGGGATCTACCAGCGCCAATTGAAGTTCTTACTGAACAGCAACCTATTGCAGTGGATCAACCAGGCACTATAAAAGACGCTCCACAGATAACAGCGGAAACTTCAAAGGCTATTGACATTATTTTCGAAACAGTATTTTTCGAAACACGTCTGAAAGAATCAGCAGGAATTGTTCCTGAAACACAGCACTCTGCAGCAGTTGATCCGCTAACTGAAACTATTCCAGTGATACCACTAGAACCATTAGAAGATATTTCAGAAACTCTGCCTGCACACGTAGAATTTGTTTCTCAGGCCGGATCCTTGGATGTGGAATCATCAACGCCTTCGCAAATTATTTCTACAACTCAGGAAGTCCAAGAAACAAGTTTGGTAGCAGTAGACACACCAGTAACTGAAGAAGATGTTTCTCTGAAAGAATCTGTACTTGTAGAAATTACTTCAGAGCCCGTGACAGCGGATCTCCATAAAcctattgaaattatttcagaaACAGGATATGGCGAAGTGCATCCATTAGAGTCTGCTGAAACTGTTCCACAACTACAGTCTATTGAAGTGGATCCACCGAAAACTATAGAAGACGTTTCACAGATAGCATTTGTACTATTAGAAAGTAGTCAAGAACCTGTAGAAGCGGCACTCCCTGAACCTATTGAAATAGTTTCAGATACTGGATGTAGCGAGGTGGATCTGCCAGAGTGTGCTGAAACTGTTCCAGAAACAGATCCCTATAGAGTGGATATACCAGCGCCAATTGGAGTTGCTCCAGAACAACAATCTGATGAAGTGGAACCTCCAAGAATAATAGAAGGAATACCACAGATTGCATCTGTCACATCGGAAATTATTCTGGAAACCGTAGCAGCGCAATTCCCTGAATCTGTTAAAATGGTTTCAGAAGCAGAATGTGGCGAACTTGATCCTCCACAGTCTGCAGAAACTGTTCCCTTGGAAGTGGATCTACCAGCGCCAATTGCAATTGTTCCAGAACAACAGCCTAATGCAGATGATCCACCAAAAAGTATAGACGATTTTTCACAAATACCTTCTGTACTTGTAGAAAATATTCCAGAACCCTTAGTAGCGGAATTCAACGAACCTGTTGAAATTGTTTCAGAAACAGAATGTGACGAGCTGCATCCGCCACAGTCTGCAGAAACTGTTTCTGAAACACCGCCCTTTGTAGTGGATCTACCATTGCCAGTTGAAATTgatcaacaacaacagcctATTTCAGTGGAAACACCAGAAGCTATAGAAGATATTCCAAAGACAGCTGCGGACATCCCAACGgctattgaaattatttccgAAACAGTACTGTGCGAGTTAGGTCTGCCAGAATTTGCAGAAATTATTGCTGAAACACAACCCCACGCGGAAATTGATCCACTTACTGAAACAATTGGAGAACCAGAACCATTCGAGATTATTTCTGAAACTCAACCTGTTGTTTTACAGGCAGAACACGACGATGTAGAATCATCAAAGCCTTTGCAAGTTATCCCTTCGAAAGTCGTTTCAAGTCCAGTAGAAATCGCAACAACTGAGGAAGTTCAAGAAACGAATTTAAATACAGTGGACACACCAGTAACTGTAAATGATGTTCCGCACTGTTCTGTACCGGTAGAAATTAATTCAGAACCCGTTACAGCAGATCTCTCTGAACATAATAACATTATTTCAGAAACAGGATGTGGCGAAACAAATTCGGTCGCATTGGACATAACAGTAACTGCAGAAAATGTTCCCCAGAAAGAACCTGTCGATACGAAGCTCCCAGCGCCTTTGGAAACCATCATTCTATCTGATGAAGTGGTTGCCCAAACTGATGACCTCATAGTAGAACCCCCAGCGACCGTGGAAGGTTTTCCAGTAGTACAATCTATGGTCGAAAATCCACCTTCAGAATTATTACCTGAAGCACATTGTGTGGAAATTATGGATCCGTCGCCTGAGGAGCCTGAATCTTTCGCTGTAAGTTCTCCAGAATCTGTAGAAGCCATTATAGTGGCACAATCTGTCGCAGTGGAGAAGCTGGTGCCTGAAGAAATGTTTTCTAAGACGGATTGTTCAGCTGTTGAAGCAATGGCTACTGTGGAGGAAACTGTTTCCGAAATACAACCACTTGTTTCAGTCGGCGTCAAACTACCGGAGCTTTTGGAAAATGTCCCAGAAACACATGGCGCTGCAGAAGAACCGTCTCCAGAATCAGAACAAACTACATTTATAGATCCCCCTGAGCCAATAGAATGTGTTTCTCAAGTGGAAAATGACTGCGTAAACGTACCAACGTCTGAGGAAGTAGTTTCAGACACACATCTCCACGAAATGGATAGCCAAACGTCTGTTGAAAATGCTGTCCAAGCTGAATCTGTTCCAATGGAGCCACCAACTCATGTTGTCAAGGTTTCTCAACCCATATCCCCCACACTGCCGCAAACGGTTTTAGGCACGGAATCTATTGACACGGATTCAACGGTGTTGGTGAAAGATGTTCCTCAAACAGCTTCTGTCGTTCTTAGTTCATCTCCGACTTCTGAAATTAGTGCAGAAACACAATTCACATTGACTCCTGTTCCTCTGGAAGTTGTAGATGCTCCAGCATCTAATATTTTACAGATAGAATTAGAGAACAAAGAGTCAACGTATATGGTTGCCCAACCTGAAACTCCTGCAATGCCAACATTAGCGCCTGTGGAAATGGTTCAAGAAATTTCACCTATCATAACAACTTCAACAGCGCTAGAACCATTACCTCTTGAAGATTTACCACTACCTTCAGAAGTGGTTCCACAATTAGAACCTGCCGATCTGGAATCCCTACCGGCAACGGAAGTTAACGCAAAATCTGTTGCAATAAGTAATGCGGAAGTGGTACTCGAAACAGGAATGGTCACGGAGAAACAACCCGATCCTCCGGATATTCTCGCAGACACAGACAAAGAGTCAACCCAAGCTGTTCTTTCAAGCGAAAATGTCTCGGTGGAGTCCCCTACGCCTGAAGAAATTATTGCTTTCCTTCCAAAAGGGGAACGGgaatttattgttgttgatcCACCAGAAGCTCAAGTTGTTCGGGATTTGGGAATTGATTTAGTCCAGCACGAGAAGGATGTTCCCAACACTAAATCTATCGACATGGAACCCCCTGCCCAATTGGAAATGGTTTTGGGAGCACAACTGATCACTTTGGATACAATAACGTCTGAGGAAGTTATATGTCAAGAACTTGCTTTTTCCGAAAATCAAACAACAGTTGCGGAAATTCTCTCTGTGAATACACTTGAATCTGAGAAAGTTCCAATAGATCATGACTCTGTCGCAGTTGAACTCACTTCACCTGGAGAAACTTTTTCTGAGACGGAATCTAACTctgtaaaaacaaattcaaccGGTGCAGAGTTTAACACGGCTTCTGAGGAAATTGTTTCAAAGGAAATCGTTTCAGAGCCGTTGGCAAATGCAGAAAATGAACCACAAGTAAAATCAGCGAATGTAAGTCCGCCGTTAAATATGGAAACCGTTCCAGAAAATTCTTTACTATTGGATCCCACCGCGTCTGCAAAAATTGTTCCAGAAACACAGCCTAGTGCAATAGGTCCATCAGAATCTGTAGGAAAAATTTTAGTAGCACAATCTATCTGTGTGGAAATGTCGTCTGAAGCAGAACCAGTCACAATGCATACCAGAGTGCCCGAGGAAGTTGTCCCTCAAACTGCAGAAGTCGCCGTAGCCCTACCAAAGTTTGGGGAAACTGTGGAGAAAAAGCTAGGAAACGTACAATCACTAGCAGCACTAGCAGAATCTATTGATGTAGAACTTCCTTCTCGGGAGAAAAAAATTGACTGTATTGCAGTGGATCCGCCAGCTTCTGCGGAAATTCTTTCAGAAATCGACACATCCGAAGATCCTGCCATTAATACGCCAGAGCCCATAATCGAACTTTCAGAAAAAGAAACTGATAACATGGAAGTTTCAGTGCCTCCAGAAACTCTCTCGGGAACTATATATCTCGCAGCGGATTCTCCAGAATGTTGGCCACCAGCGCTAGGAGAAGTGGTTTCAGAAAAAGAATCTCCAGCATGCGTGAAAATTGACCCACAATTGCAATCTGTGTCAGTGGATTCTTCAGAATCACTAAAAGTTATTGTAGAGGCAGACTCCATCGCACAGAAACCGGTAACACCGGAACTCTTCGCTACTGCGGAAGTTGGGCCAGAAGCACAAGTGGTCGCCATGGAGGTGGATCCGTCAGACTCACTGGATCAACCAGCAACTGCagaaccaataaaaaaaacagattttgtCAACGAACACTCACCCGAAACTctgaaagtaattttaatgGGAGAACCTATAGCAGTGGAAACCCCAATGCCCATGGAACTTAATCCAGAGATGGAATCTGTCACTGCGGAACCATTAAATACAGAGAAAGTCATTCCCCAAGCAGATACTGTTTCAGAAAACGGATCCGACAATAAAGATACGGCTTCAAAAAGTGCACCCGAAACACACTCTGTTTTAGGAGATACTCCGGAAGATGTGGCACAGGGTGACAATGTCGGTGTGAGCACATCAGATCCTGTGCCAATGCTTCCTACAAATTTGGAACAGTCAGCTCCATTGGATATTGTTCCAGAAACGCAAGCCGTCACAATGGAAATAGAACCGAAAGCTCAAGCTGTCGCAATGGGAGCAGAAGTAACAGTAGTTAATTTGGAAATTCAATCTATCACCGAGCCATTGAAAGTGGTTCCGGAGGCAGAAACTCTTGCTGTGGAACTTACAGCTCCGGTGGAAATTGCGAAAATTAACTCAGAAGTCAAACCAATCGAAATGCAACCTCCAAAAACAGATGTTGACAATACGAAACCCCCAGTATCATTGAAAATGACACCAGTGACTATGGAATTTTCGCCAGAGGCGCTGACTACCTCTGCGGAACCCTTAGCTGCTATTGAAGTTATTGATCAAGCCGAGAATGTTACTTTGGAGTTCAGAAGCAGTTCCCCTGAAGCAATTCCCAAGACGGATTCGGTCGCTGTGGATTCTCCATTTTTAGAGCACATTATTCCTGAACGAGACTTAGTTCCTGAACCCCAAGTTGATGTGAAAACTAATTCAGAAACAGTGTCTGCCCCGGTGGATTTAACTGCAATTGTACAAGGAGAAACCACAGCACCTGTCAACGTTCTTTCAGAAGATAGCTCTATTGCAATGGATCCACCCGATCTTATCGATGTCGAACTGAATACACTTCTAGGATCCCAATGCCTGTCAGCAGGACCCCTTAAGCCTATAAATGTTGAAATTATTCCTGATCTTCAGCCAGTGGAAGTTGTTCCTGAAAAACAATCTGTTAAAGACGAAAACGAAGTTCCTGCTGAAATCGATGTAGATGCACAAGCAGCCGCAGTCGTTTCTGTTGAAGTTCTTCCTGAAACAGAATCCTGCCCAGTACTACCACCAATATATGTGGACAATCTGGAAGAAGTGGAGATTGTCGCTAAAGAAACACCACCATCTGCAGAAGACATTTCGAAGAATGATAAGGATTGCACCGAAGCGCCCGATAATTCACAATCAGCCAGCACAGAGCGAGAGTTGCAAAGCAAATCGGAATTCACATCAGATAAGTCTGCAGGAGGTATCCAAAGACGTGATTCGATAGACTCCACTAAGAGCGATTGTTCCGCTCTAG GTTCCATTGCGGAGCGCGAGGTGAAGAAGTGGTACAATGCCGTTGAAATGCCAAATAATCCATACGCCCCGGAGGCTCTGAAGCAGCGCATCAGCGGCACCCAGGAGCGGTACATGGATGTGCCAAACATCAGTCCGAGTGCGGAGCAAAAGGCTCTGGCATCGGCGCTGACGGAAAATCCGGAACCGTCAACGCCACAAACGGACTATAAGCG GTACAGCCGCGACTACTACATCAACAATGCTCCCATCCCCACAGACATCACGGGAAGCGGAAGGGCCCCATCCTCCATCTCCGAGCCGCAGCGTGCTGCCGAGGATGTGGAGGACATCGTGATCAACGAG GCTCAAAAAGCAAGCGAACCTGCCCCAGAGCAGGAACCGTCACAGGATTCGGTGTACAAAGCCTTGCCAGTTCAGGTCCTGGATGACTCCCTGGATTCCCAGTCGAATCCCTCGCTGCACTCCCTGCAAACCACGACTACGACCACCAGCGACGAGTCCGACACGGTGCGCATCTACGACTTCAACAAGCAGGAAACGACGGTTATCAAGGCTGCTCGGGAGGAGCAGCTGCCCAGCACCTCCACCTCGTCGTCTATGGAGTCCGCCCAGAGTGCTTCCTTTGACTCGTCGGCCTCCAAGAAGCGGGAGCGACCTGTGGTCCTCCAGTTCGGTCCAGGCCAATCGGCGCCCACAATTGGCTCACCTGTCGGTACACCCACGCGGGGATCGACTCCGCCTGCCTTTAGGTTCTTGCAGCCGAAACGCCGCCTGATCGATCCCAGTCAAGTGCTGTCTGTCGATGAAGACGATGTG CCTGAACCTTCCACTCCCGCGGCGGAGAAGCCCGCCATCGAAGATGAAGTGGTCCACTCCATGCCGTCTGTCAAGGCTCTGGCTCAGGCCTTTCTTCTGACCAGCAAGCACACACAACCGCAGCGAAGATGGCGGGCAACG